The nucleotide window TCGATGAACTTGGAATTGGATGATACCGGTTGTGCTTCTTGGAAGTGGTGTCATTCGTTTCTTGGCTTTCCCTTGGATTCTAGGGTGTTGATCTCTGGATCTGTATCTTCCGAAGCTTCGGCGTTCTCTCCCGCTCGGAACTCCTTAATTTAGGATTAGGTTTGATCGGTGAATCGTGAAATCGGTGATACAAGTTGTGGTTCTTAGCAGTGGTGTCGTCGGTTTCTTGGTTTGTCTTTTTCTTATTTATAGTCTTATCTCTGGATCGGTTTTttcttgaattgcttgaagattTTGGCGATTTCTCGCCTTCGGAATTCCTTGATTCGAGGCTGGGTTTAGTCCGTGAACCTGCAATTTGATGATGGCGGTTATGATGTGGTTGGTTTCTCGAACGGGTTTAGTCATAAACCTACAATTTGATTTCTAGAATTTTGAACTCTAGATCTATTTTCCTTTGATTGCTTGAAGGCTTTGGCGGTTTCTCCCACACAAGTCCTTGATTCGGTGGTACTGAATCTAGTCGGTGAATAGTGTAGTCATGACATTGGtttcttgttctttcttttgatttataGGGTCTTGATCTTTAAATCTATTTTCTCCTATTCACACTaatttgttagactattttgttatgaTCAATTTTCTCTTAATCTCCAATTGGGCAAAGGTTGTGTTTCCTCCGTTTCTTGAATTTATTTAGGTTTCTAAAGGTTTTGATCTATTTACATGAATTGTTGGAAGGTTGTGGTGACCTCTTGTTACATTCACGATTCCCCAAGTCGAGATTCCATGTCTTTAATTTTTTTCTGGTGATATTTTGGTCAATATTAGGCTTTAATCTAAGCAACATCAGCTCCTTGATATATTATTTCTGGATGCTCTCTTGGATGTTTATCTGTAGGCCTGTTTTCTTGGAGTCTTTGGTGTGACTTCTCCTGTTGCAAATTCTTATATGTTGTAATTCGATAATTCATGATGCCTCGTGATTTTTTTTCCCCTCTTTGTTCACTGTGAGTGATCAGAATGTTTAGAGGATTTTAACTTTTTTAATCGTATTTTTTATTACGAGAATTTATTATGGATGATCTTGTTTGAACTCGTCATCAAGCTGTTGATATTGTTTTGTATGCTGTATATGGAATTTTATTGTCCATTATTTTCATGAGGATTCACCGttgtttttcctttttaaatttttattaaacgTGGCCCGTCCCTTTTCGTTTCATCGGGCATCAACAAACTTAGAGCTTTATTCAAGATAATTTGGTGCGAAATCATTTTGTTGGATATttagttttataattataatCTCTGTCATCCCGATTGGTATGCATTTGAAACCATCTTGTTTGGTAAAAATACCATAATATAATCTCTGTCTACACAATTTCTCAGATCATAAACATAATTATGTAAGGACCAGGGGAATTTTAAAGCAATTGATGATATTTCTAACCTACGTGCTTAGTTTATTGTATTATATATGGCAGTCAATCTTTCTTACTACTTTTATAATCGATTGTTGCAACAATAACAACTAACATTGATGGCGTGCaattttatttctataaaatggTTCTATTTCTTTCTTACtccgaattttcttttctttttaaactctttatGATATTTAATTGTTGTTGCGCGTGTTTCTTAATTTCAATTTTGATCGTCGTCGATGCAATGACTGAAAACTCTCTATGAAGCAATGACTTGAACTTTTCAAATATCTGTTTCACTTCGTACAGACCCTCGTTTCTTGACCTTTTGTCAAATTTTTACTTTTATCGCATTGATCGATTTGAAAAGTCTGTTGCCGACTCAAATTTActgtaaaataatttatattcgaAAGGcacaaaatattttttgattttgtGTTTATTTTCTTATAAGCTCTCTCCACTCGATTTGAAACGATAAAGCAAAAAAGATGAAGCTGCAAGCCTGCCGAATTAGTTAGCAGCGCCGGTAGCTGCCATGAGTAGTCACCACGACGAGGTCCTACAGACACTGAAGTcggcttcatcatcagcttgcagATGCTCAATAAAGCTTGCAACAAACAATGCAGAGGATGCGTTCATGTtgttatgaaaaaataaaatctaGATTTACTGTACCAGCTTTATGCTTGGCATTATTTTCGAAACCATGTTAAAAGATTTTAAATTCTTTCGATCCAATGTCAAATTTTACCCCTAGATTTTTTGTTGCCTGCCGACCAGGCCAGGTTTTCTAACGAACAAAGACTTTCAAACTACAATAATTAATAGCCAAAGAACAAACAACACTTTCAGTTAGGATCAAGTTTTGTGAGAATTTCCAAACGACAAGCAATTTgtttccaaaaaataaaattgcttttattttaaatttcaaaaataCAACATTAAACCCAAGGAATTTCCAAAAAAATAAACAACACTAGGATCGAGCTTCCCAGACCACCCAAGTAATTCGTTAACACTAACCATATTTTCATGCATGAAAAAATTTATCCAACTCTTGCATTAACACTACCATTTCAAAAATATTTGACAAAAGCCACGTTAACTGGATTTAATCTGCCAAAATGTCAAATTTTGTAGGATTATTAACAAGTGCAAGCACATGTAACTCCATTTGTAAACCTTTGAGCATCACAACTATCATATTAGCACATTCATCAGTAAACCTATAAATAGTACCACctatcaaacaaaaaataaaattaatacactCTATACATCATATTCAGTGAAAACATCAACCTACGATAAACAGAAACTATAAGAATCCATATTAATATATAACAGGATCTAATGCTATTTCCTTCCCTATGTGGTAAGCCTTAAATTATGGCCTCTCTATTGGGAGCATGTATGAATTTTTAGATTGAGGCAACAGACACTTTAGAAGAATTACACACGTCAAATCTGGTTAAGCAGTTTAGGAGAACATATAACCTGGACAAACATTTGCAACTGATCAAGATATGACAAAAGTACTTGGACAGTGAAAAAGGTCTGAGAGTGGAGTTAGAGAAATCAGTCAAGAAAATccatgaatattttttttactgCAAGAGTATAAGAAAAAGCTACAACTAGCATCAACTTCAACTTCTAACAGATATACTGCAGAAAAGCAACTGATGATTCAAATTTCTAAAATAAAGCCACGGACCATTAATGTGATATATATCCTTGTCTTCATAGACTCATTTTAACCATACTACCAAAGGAAACTATATGAACAAAAAATTCCATATGCTACCCATCTTATTAGCATATAAGCAGCATACAAAAAAAGTTGCATGCGAACAAAAAAAAAGGACCAGCCAGAGAAACCAGAGTTACAAATCATGAAACACACTACTATCTTATATTTCCACATTTGGTCGACCAAAGCACTTTACAAGAAACAGTCATGTCCTCCTGCAGTCACATTAGATCAAAGCTGACAACAACCATGATGATACTTGTGAACTGCAAGTGAGTGCATGTCCACAGGTAACCAACAAGGACAGTTTAATTATGAGAGCACGAAGGAGAATCTGTAGAAAGCTACATCTAGAGGAGTCACTACTTGTTATCTGATAACAAGAAAATACGACCAAATAAAAACAAGAAAGATTAGTAGGATGGATACACGATTGGATGTGTCCCACCCCATCGATTAACATTGTTCAACATAGCCCCAAATACACGCCTTGTATATTCATAGTTGCCACTGCCGATACCTTGGCTTACTAAGCCATTAGATGTTGctgaaagaagttgccaaaacaaGAATGAACCCAATCAAAATTTACCTTCAGGGTAAATGGGAGAAGAATGTACACTGCCTGAAACCCTGTAATAAACTAGTGACTGTGAATACTCTCGGGAGGCACCTATTTCTCGTGTATGTACCGAAGTTGGCTTCAGTATAGGTGGAGAATTTGGCTTAGGTGTCTTTGGTGTTCTGTTGTTCTGAGAGGATTTATCTTGCCCAGATATCTGTTCAATATGTAGAGATTAAGTAAAACTACACTTCATGCAAGATATGTGACTGGTAATTATTGAGAAGTAGTTGTGCAGTACCAGGAGCTAATTTAATGTACCTACTCAGTCTGAGATCAGATCAACTAACAGATCATGACTTTGCTATATTGATCCAATTTTTATGGAACTCAAAGGAAATTGTCAGAAGTTCAATATACCGGACAGTTTAACTTCTTGTCTTCCATATAGGGTGGCGAATTTGGCTTAGGTGCCATTTGTTTTCTGGTGTTCTGAGAGGATTTTTCTTGCCCAGATATCTGTTCGATATGTAGAGACCAAGTAAAACTGCACTCTAAGAAGATACATGCCGGGTATTTATCCATAACCACTTGTGCATTCCCAGAAACTAATTTAATGCATGTAATCACTATGATATCAGACTCTTCCAATAGAACATGACTTCGCCTTTGCACACTGATGCAAAGTTTCAACTCAAATAACCAGATAATCTAGCTTCTCCATCAACCAATGATTGATGAAGAACTTGTGTTAGTTTGACCAAGAGACATATCTATGCTAGCACCAATAAGGTAACTGACATTAACAAGCCGGTCTGGAAATTACTTGGTAATAAGAGAGACCCAAAGTAGTTCTACCTTATTCCTTAATTATGGTATTTTTTTCCTAATAAATCTTCCAAGAACATTATATAACAAGTTTTAAACATGGATCCCAAAATATGTTTATATCAATTATAGCCATGTATCCTCCTTTAAGTTTCTGAGGTGCATAAAATAAGTATGTCATGAGATAAAACCAAGGTAAGAAAAGACAACGCACCGCAAATTTAAGTGTTTTATTATGGAGACGAACAAGGCCAGAAAAGAGTCTAACAGCATAGTCTGCAATCTCCTCAGATTCATATTCCGCAAAAGCATATCCCTTGTGGCGATTAGTTTCCTTATCCCGAGGAATATACAGGTCCACTACACGACCTACCTGAATCAGTATCTCATACAAGACTCGCTCGCTCaccttttcatccaaattacctaTTGAAACAATAGGAATCACAAAATAAAATGGCTGTCCAAAACTATAAGAATGTAGATAATATAGTAAATCTTCACAAATCAATAAAAAGGTTATTAAATGAAAGGATCAAAGAAAAACCAAAGAAAGAAATTAAAAGctgaaatataaaaaacaaataaacCAGTACAAAAGGGAAGAAAAGCAGCTCAATACTTGCACGTTGCATAAAGTaacaaaagaaagaatcacataATCAAAGTAAATAAAACCTATCAAAATGATCACGCTCATACTCCTATgcactataaaataataatttaaaataaataatatatgtagcgtttaattttagattttgaaaAAAATGTACTCATCTAAAATCTATGATCAAAATAAGTAAAAGGCATAGCAGGTGCAATAAAGAAAGAGCTACCAGAAGGGGCCCCACTTAGAAGATGTTGGGCCAAAAATGATGGAACATTACACTGTTCATAAAGTATGCTTACTTAGAAGGATCAAATAATAACAGTTAGCCaacaaaaaatataatgatattcATCAAAATACCTTACGTGGCCACTAAAAATGGTATAATCTACATGTGCGAAGAAGAAAAATAGTCAACCCAAAAATGCTTAAGAACCATCAAGAAAAGCCTGAAAACACCAAAAGAGTACAAACACCAGGATAGAAATCAGTGATTTGCTAACTGAAAATGAACACGAATGCAATTTGACGACCATCAGAAGGAACAAGTACGAACCAATATTTCTCGCCAGTAGAATACCACACAAACTAACTGAAATAACTAAGCTTGCAAATTAAGAGCATGATTTTCAAGAAAATCAATTGGCAATTACCAAATATCACTCTAAAAAAAAAGGAACTGTATAAACAGTGTCTTATATGCCAAATGATACCAATGAAACTAACATTTCCCTACTGCATAGTAGGGCATGAAATTGTAAGCATAATTTATGCACAGACTACaaccaaataaaaaaatagtaaAATCCTCATGGAAAATATATACAAATAATGAAGCTCATACTACAGAACCAGAAACAGATCTGAACAAACTAAACAATCAATTTGAATAATTCTCATCAAATAAACAATGAAATACAACAGTAGAATCCATTGAATCCTATATACCCTAAAAGGATTATTGACAAACCCCTAGAATGACTTGGAAAGAAACTAAAGGAAGCTGTACCAAATTAAATTTTCTTCTAACAAGGCAAACCTTGTAATTGTCGACAACTTAAAAAGGcaaaaattgataaattaatatgcAGACAGACCCTAAATAACTGACAGATCAGTAATATCAGCAGCAAGGATGACAAATAGGGCTTCGTTCCACTACCGTGTATAGGAGATTCCTTCCAACACAAGTTATCAGTATATGTTACTAGAATATTAATTTACATATTGGCTACAATCACATCAAGAAATAAAAACCCTAATACCTTAAAATAAAGACCATCATTCGGAGCTTAGACCCTGAAACGGATCTAAACTATGACAACAAAACACCCTGCAGTTAAAAAAAACCTAAGATGCTATCTAGCATGATCTGATTCGGAAACAAACACAAAAATACGCTAAAAAAACTAACAACATCTACAGCGATTAAGATTTCATTCAAAGAACTCAAAGATCAGAGCGAAATCCATAATTGGGGATCTAAAACTGGAATAACATGgaaatacatcaagaagaaagaaaCCTTGATAGCATACTAGAAAGTCCATAATAAGGAGCGTAGACCCTGAAACAGATCGAAACAAAATAAACAACCACCTCCTGATAGTTCCACCCCAGATGACGACAACCAAAGACTGCAGCTACAAACCTTCAGATCCTAGATACCACGACCTCACTCGCCGATAAATACCGGAATCGCCTAGAATACCTAACAGCCTTCACAGCGATTAAAATTGTATGCAAAGAGCTCATGGATCACACAGCGAAATCTAAGATTGATAATCCAAACCTTAAACACTATGGAGCCACATCAAGAAAAAAGAAACCCTAAAAGCATACAAGAAAGACCATTATACCGAGAATAGACCCTGAAACAGATCTAAACAAAATAGACAAACAGATctagaagaagacgacgacgacgacgataacATAAGACTCTTCAGCCATACATCTTCAAATCCTATCTACCATGACCTGATTGGCCAAAAAAAATACCAGAATCACCTAGAAAAACTTTCAGCCTCTACAGAGATCAAAGATTCAAGCAAAGAACTCATAAATCACAAGCGCAATCTTAATTGGGATCCGAAAATTAAATAACATGGAATCGGTAACTTTCACACTTAATCGCCAGATCTTCAACGTCAAACGCAGAAACCAGGAATTCAAGAAAGAAAACAGGGGGGGATCGGAAAAGATCGAACCTATGTACACCGTTTTAGCCGGATCTCGCGACATGTTCTCGCACAAAGGAAGGATCGATGGATTTCTTGAGGCGCGGCCTCGATCGCCGCCTTCAGATCGATGAAATGAGGGTAGGAAGAAGAACAGACGGCGAGCACGAGAAACCCTTGACGGAGCCGTTCGGCCTTTTATAGGGGAGCCTCAAGCTGCGCTTACGTCCGTATAGAAACCATTATGCGTGTCAATATTAACCGTCCGATGCAGTGTCGTGCAATTTTCAAAGCAGTGGTTTAGAGTGTACCATGCGGCTCTACATGTATAAGTTTGTTCGGGCTTCCAAAGACTCGTCGAACTCCGTTTTCTTCCTCCGTTAGGCTAAACGAGAAGAGTCCGACCCGGATACGGAAGAGATTAGTGATGTCGACTATTACACGTGTCGCAAGGGTGGGATCACACACCGCCCTCAGTTACGTTATATATAATCTTCTCCACaatgataacaataataataataataataataataataataataataataataataataaataacagCTGTTCTGACGCAGAGCCAAGCTTTCCCACCACGAGCTTGTGTTTTGCATACCCACACGCAAGGGGTTGCTGCGCAGAGAAGATGGAATTGACCATTTCGGCTCTGTGGCTGCACAGATTAGTTTTATGGTGGGTGGCTGTGCCTCCTCCCGCCGCTGTTGCCGTGAAGTCTTCCAAATGCATGCGTGCAAGCCACGATCATCAGACCCTACTCCGTCAACCCCTTCATCTTATCCCAATAACAACCAGACTTTCTATCCTACCTTATCGtcgaatcttcttcttcttcttcttcttcttcttcgttgtgGTGTTTCCTGCTTCAAGATTCCAGTGACTTCAACTCTATAAGACGTGGTGGTGTTCGTCTGCTGCAAGTGATCGAGCCATCATGGACGATGAGTTGTTGGTGGAGATCCTGACGAGGCTCCCCTTGAAGTCCTTGTTCAGGTTCACGTGCGTCTGCAAAGCATGGTGCAGACTCATCTCCAACGACGACTACCTCCGGCGAAAACTCCCCCTGATCACGTCCGCCATCTTCTACACATTGGAGCCCGACCTGATGGAGGAGCCGAGGTACGCATGCACGTCCTCGGACGGCGGTCTCGGCGGCTGCAGTCTTACCTTCTTCCCCTTCCATCAGAGCTCGACCATCGTCGACGTCTGCAACGGGTTGCTCCTTTGCTACTCGAGCCTCCTCTCCGCGTTCCATGTCCTCAGCCCAGCTACAAGACGGTGGAGGGAGCTCCCCAAGCCATCCAAGAGAAGCCAGCGCTCGATCATGGCGTTCGATCCCTGCAACTCCTCCGAATTCAAGGTCGTCTCCTTCACCGGCTGGGTAGAGCAGGGGGCGGAGCTGGAGGTATTCGCGTCGGACACCGGGAACTGGGTCGAGCACCAGGTGCACTGGGGGATCCATTCCGACGCCATGTCCACCACCATGTGCTTCTTCGATACCACCCTCTACATCCTCGCTCATCCAAACTACGTCGTCGGCATCGACGTCACCAGCTTCGATACCTGCTCTAAGATCGAGCTGCCGGAACCGATCAAGCACGAAGCACGTATCGGTAAATCCGGTGGTTGTCTTTGCTACACCCACAGGGACGGAGATCAGCTAAAGATATGGAAGCTTAGAGACTCGAATGGAGG belongs to Musa acuminata AAA Group cultivar baxijiao chromosome BXJ3-5, Cavendish_Baxijiao_AAA, whole genome shotgun sequence and includes:
- the LOC135638912 gene encoding uncharacterized protein LOC135638912 — protein: MSRDPAKTVYIGNLDEKVSERVLYEILIQVGRVVDLYIPRDKETNRHKGYAFAEYESEEIADYAVRLFSGLVRLHNKTLKFAISGQDKSSQNNRTPKTPKPNSPPILKPTSVHTREIGASREYSQSLVYYRVSGSVHSSPIYPEATSNGLVSQGIGSGNYEYTRRVFGAMLNNVNRWGGTHPIVYPSY
- the LOC135638911 gene encoding F-box protein At5g49610-like isoform X1; this encodes MDDELLVEILTRLPLKSLFRFTCVCKAWCRLISNDDYLRRKLPLITSAIFYTLEPDLMEEPRYACTSSDGGLGGCSLTFFPFHQSSTIVDVCNGLLLCYSSLLSAFHVLSPATRRWRELPKPSKRSQRSIMAFDPCNSSEFKVVSFTGWVEQGAELEVFASDTGNWVEHQVHWGIHSDAMSTTMCFFDTTLYILAHPNYVVGIDVTSFDTCSKIELPEPIKHEARIGKSGGCLCYTHRDGDQLKIWKLRDSNGGTWVVRGVISIPRMVERSHRRSTSFPCLPLQCKFMAFHPHREVVYLWLRGKMVGYDVNEGSVEEAYELGKEMGRAHFFQIWLFPFSCYMSNCLADVQGSSHCA
- the LOC135638911 gene encoding uncharacterized protein LOC135638911 isoform X2; its protein translation is MVQTHLQRRLPPAKTPPDHVRHLLHIGARPDGGAESSTIVDVCNGLLLCYSSLLSAFHVLSPATRRWRELPKPSKRSQRSIMAFDPCNSSEFKVVSFTGWVEQGAELEVFASDTGNWVEHQVHWGIHSDAMSTTMCFFDTTLYILAHPNYVVGIDVTSFDTCSKIELPEPIKHEARIGKSGGCLCYTHRDGDQLKIWKLRDSNGGTWVVRGVISIPRMVERSHRRSTSFPCLPLQCKFMAFHPHREVVYLWLRGKMVGYDVNEGSVEEAYELGKEMGRAHFFQIWLFPFSCYMSNCLADVQGSSHCA